A region of Trypanosoma brucei brucei TREU927 chromosome 1, complete sequence DNA encodes the following proteins:
- a CDS encoding hypothetical protein, conserved (GPI-Anchor Signal predicted for Tb927.1.3850 by DGPI v2.04, no cleavage site predicted) yields the protein MRSGRKAGMRISAKDAEVMGIEVQPYHVIIGTAAFVVCVLLLHFYGKLSSISA from the coding sequence ATGAGATCTGGGAGGAAGGCTGGTATGCGCATAAGCGCGAAGGACGCTGAAGTTATGGGGATCGAGGTGCAACCATATCACGTCATTATTGGAACCGCAGCCTTCGTTGTCTGCGTTTTGCTGCTCCATTTCTATGGCAAGCTCAGCTCCATTAGTGCTTAA